The following proteins are encoded in a genomic region of Dyadobacter sp. UC 10:
- a CDS encoding sensor histidine kinase, with protein MYYFLVSFFLIQYIRTSLQTAVNYPEWDKRLVVGRYVSIGLLSAYYLLDSPDWYNWLWNAFLVALMVVIFGNDIFRTLRTTAQTILPFIGICILRDITKAGFPKFHEKYDSVFDIAVMFAFVLCFVIWFYARKQMKVLEREREDRLREEQVIRAQKESLEYLVSERTYELTLQKEELQKTIEELKSTQNQLIQSEKMASLGELTAGIAHEIQNPLNFVNNFSEVSVELCQELEEEIEKSTLPEAEKDYIKEIIGDLSQNQQKITHHGKRADSIVKGMLQHSRASSGEKEPVDINALADEYMRLAYHGLRAKDKEFNAALVTDFDPTIGKVNVLPQDLGRVFLNLFTNAFYAVAEKKRQLSEAGTLGDYRPEVKITTKKFDNKLYVRVSDNGTGMPDHVKAKIFQPFFTTKPTGQGTGLGLSMSYDIVTNGHGGVLDVDTVPGERTEFRITIPVIEPQA; from the coding sequence ATGTATTATTTTCTGGTCTCCTTTTTCCTGATCCAATACATCCGAACTTCCCTTCAAACGGCTGTTAATTATCCGGAATGGGATAAGCGGCTCGTGGTCGGCAGGTATGTCAGCATTGGATTGCTTTCAGCATATTATCTTCTTGATTCTCCCGACTGGTACAACTGGCTCTGGAATGCATTTCTGGTGGCATTGATGGTAGTGATCTTTGGCAACGACATTTTCAGAACGCTGCGGACAACCGCCCAAACAATACTGCCATTTATAGGGATCTGTATCCTGCGGGATATTACCAAAGCTGGCTTTCCCAAATTCCACGAAAAATATGACAGTGTATTCGACATTGCGGTCATGTTTGCCTTTGTGCTTTGCTTTGTCATCTGGTTTTATGCCAGAAAACAAATGAAAGTACTGGAAAGGGAGCGGGAGGACAGGCTGCGCGAAGAGCAGGTGATCCGTGCCCAGAAAGAGTCGCTCGAATACCTGGTAAGTGAGCGCACTTATGAGCTGACTTTGCAAAAGGAGGAACTTCAGAAGACGATAGAAGAGCTGAAATCTACACAGAACCAGCTGATACAGAGTGAGAAAATGGCTTCACTGGGAGAACTGACCGCAGGCATTGCGCACGAAATCCAGAACCCGCTGAACTTTGTCAATAATTTCTCTGAAGTATCTGTTGAGCTTTGCCAGGAACTGGAAGAGGAAATCGAAAAATCGACGCTTCCCGAAGCTGAAAAGGATTATATCAAAGAGATCATCGGAGATTTGAGCCAGAATCAGCAGAAAATTACACACCACGGTAAGCGGGCGGATTCAATCGTAAAAGGAATGCTGCAACATTCGCGCGCCTCGTCAGGCGAAAAGGAGCCGGTTGACATCAATGCCCTCGCCGACGAATACATGCGCCTCGCATATCATGGCCTTCGTGCGAAAGACAAGGAGTTCAACGCAGCGCTTGTTACTGATTTCGACCCCACGATCGGAAAGGTTAACGTATTGCCGCAGGACCTGGGAAGGGTTTTCCTGAATTTGTTTACCAATGCTTTCTACGCTGTTGCAGAAAAAAAACGGCAGCTTTCTGAGGCGGGCACATTGGGCGATTACCGGCCAGAGGTGAAAATTACTACCAAGAAATTTGATAACAAGCTATACGTCCGGGTTTCGGATAATGGTACCGGAATGCCGGACCACGTAAAGGCTAAGATTTTCCAGCCTTTTTTTACAACCAAGCCAACCGGCCAGGGCACGGGCCTGGGCCTTTCCATGAGCTACGATATCGTCACCAATGGCCATGGTGGTGTATTGGATGTAGATACAGTTCCCGGCGAAAGAACCGAATTCCGTATCACCATCCCGGTTATTGAGCCGCAAGCCTAG
- a CDS encoding response regulator produces MKILVVDDEEDVKSLFEQKFRKEIRSGQFEFSFSFSGEEALSYLEDHSSEVVMILSDINMPGMSGIELLKKIRSEHPAAPPQVMMITAYGDSANHDQAMQLGADDFLTKPVNFVELKEKLLSIL; encoded by the coding sequence ATGAAAATCCTTGTTGTCGACGACGAAGAAGATGTTAAATCCCTGTTTGAACAAAAATTCAGGAAAGAGATCCGCAGCGGGCAGTTCGAATTTTCGTTTTCTTTTTCAGGCGAAGAGGCACTCTCGTATCTCGAAGATCATTCATCGGAAGTCGTCATGATCCTGTCAGATATTAATATGCCCGGTATGAGCGGTATTGAGCTTCTTAAAAAAATCCGGTCCGAACATCCTGCCGCTCCGCCACAGGTGATGATGATCACAGCTTACGGCGACAGTGCCAATCACGACCAGGCCATGCAGCTGGGGGCAGATGATTTTCTGACCAAACCGGTCAATTTTGTTGAATTGAAAGAAAAATTGCTCAGCATTTTATGA
- a CDS encoding adenylate/guanylate cyclase domain-containing protein has translation MKAKILVVDDEADLQLLIKQKFRRQIREQEYEFLFAENGLKALEVLGEHPDIDMVLSDINMPEMDGLTLLVRLGELSPILKSVIVSAYGDMDNIRTAMNRGAFDFLTKPIDFKDLEVTMEKTLHYVSQLKETLKAVRENDILRMYVDSSVLQFMTQDTFEKSLMTSENIVGTVVFMDMCGFTSISEKESPDRVVKLINKYFDVMVKEIIAQGGLVDKFMGDAVMAVFRGEYHLDRAIESSLAVRNHIDGFKEELSDQSGYLPKVSIGINSGEMVSGNIGSAALKRLDYTVIGDVVNVAQRLQSIARPGQVVVAETAYQLIKEAFQCNPIGEVSLKNKENPVMIYEVLE, from the coding sequence ATGAAAGCCAAGATACTGGTAGTGGACGATGAGGCAGATCTTCAATTGTTGATCAAGCAAAAATTCAGGCGGCAGATCCGGGAACAGGAATACGAATTTCTGTTTGCCGAAAATGGGTTGAAAGCATTGGAAGTGCTGGGAGAACATCCGGATATCGATATGGTGCTCAGCGATATCAATATGCCTGAAATGGACGGGCTGACCCTGCTCGTGCGCCTCGGAGAATTGAGCCCGATCCTGAAATCGGTCATTGTGTCGGCTTACGGCGATATGGATAATATCCGTACCGCGATGAACCGCGGTGCATTCGATTTTTTGACGAAACCTATTGATTTCAAGGATCTTGAAGTGACAATGGAGAAAACGCTGCACTACGTCTCCCAGCTGAAAGAAACCCTGAAAGCAGTGCGCGAAAACGATATTTTGCGCATGTATGTCGATTCTTCCGTTTTGCAGTTTATGACGCAGGATACCTTTGAAAAATCGCTGATGACCAGTGAAAATATCGTTGGTACTGTCGTATTTATGGATATGTGCGGCTTTACTTCAATTTCCGAAAAGGAATCGCCCGACCGCGTCGTCAAGCTGATCAATAAATATTTTGATGTGATGGTCAAAGAGATCATTGCGCAGGGCGGGCTTGTCGATAAATTCATGGGAGATGCTGTGATGGCTGTTTTCAGGGGAGAGTACCACCTCGACCGCGCCATCGAATCGTCGCTGGCTGTTCGCAATCACATCGACGGCTTTAAGGAGGAACTGTCTGACCAGTCGGGTTACCTCCCGAAAGTTTCCATCGGGATCAATTCTGGTGAAATGGTTTCGGGTAACATTGGCTCTGCCGCGCTGAAACGGCTCGACTATACCGTGATCGGGGATGTCGTGAACGTGGCGCAACGCCTGCAATCCATTGCCAGGCCAGGGCAGGTTGTGGTAGCGGAAACTGCTTATCAGCTTATCAAAGAGGCTTTTCAATGTAATCCGATAGGAGAAGTCAGTCTGAAAAACAAGGAGAACCCGGTGATGATCTACGAAGTTCTGGAATAA
- a CDS encoding HD domain-containing protein, translating into MDLEKAREFILEELRIRLEPDLYYHGLHHTRDVVQAAMEIADLEKITDRESLQMLETAALYHDSGFMNVYKGHEEEGCRIAREVLRDFDYSNTQIETICGMILATKVPQNPRNHLERIICDADLDYLGRSDFHAVSATLFEELKAREMITEKAEWNRIQVSFFESHFYWNKSQRERRDDLKAAHLASIRRILSDN; encoded by the coding sequence ATGGATCTTGAAAAAGCGAGGGAATTTATACTCGAAGAGTTACGCATCCGGTTGGAACCCGACCTATACTACCACGGGCTGCACCATACGCGGGATGTTGTGCAGGCCGCAATGGAAATCGCGGATCTGGAAAAGATAACGGATCGGGAAAGTCTGCAGATGCTGGAAACCGCCGCGCTATATCATGACAGCGGCTTCATGAACGTATACAAGGGGCACGAAGAAGAAGGATGCAGGATAGCCCGGGAAGTACTGCGGGATTTCGACTATTCCAATACTCAGATCGAAACGATATGCGGGATGATCCTGGCTACAAAGGTGCCTCAGAATCCGCGTAATCACTTGGAGAGGATTATCTGCGACGCAGATCTGGACTACCTCGGCCGCAGCGATTTCCATGCAGTATCCGCCACGCTATTCGAGGAATTAAAGGCGCGCGAAATGATTACCGAAAAGGCAGAATGGAACCGTATACAGGTGAGTTTCTTTGAATCGCATTTTTACTGGAACAAATCTCAGCGCGAACGCAGGGACGACCTGAAAGCAGCACATCTGGCTTCCATCAGGCGTATTTTATCCGATAACTGA
- a CDS encoding cyclic nucleotide-binding domain-containing protein has product MISYLKKSFSSSFNPQTLLFFFHNVFINVGTTLVYVSANVLLLENHPEYSLPIAYIAAAVAVMAAGKIYEYFEHHLLLKRLSLGTMLSSLFMVAVVMVLLGLGHGIATAVAVMVGYRIIYLLINLEFWGLSALVFDVRQSKRLFSVIGSGDMPAKALGAVLAVLIHSPSVLMILLIISLVFFALAFYTQLLTFKYTEIPNPHHARPRQVSESDSRIIQKYFGGNKLLTSLCLGMVAIAAAATWIEYHFFVNVKYKFHSQHDVIVFVGTLLAATYGISTVVKLLFSGKTVERFGVRLTLYLLPLTTIFISLGLLISSYFRKDEPSLLFYYCAAYLLFELVRRTIFDPVFLVLFQPLSTKTRLKGHTLAKGLFEPLGMLIAGLLLWFVYSQHISNISLTFDLSLLFAIVALLIFRKAYGHYIQELKSAIGKRFIRSGEMPSPAEALPIITENLHSERKEEVLNAIDWLAKNKVSLFRKNVDQLLQHPAVQVRLKTLQTLAMLPAPELSGSFIHYIEKEPDTACQTLAVRIACSTSRLSDEQLAGFLAHPDLDIVKGCIVGCWEAGKALPLVHGTLRKMFLSGSEEQQMAALECVRTIGIHSHEEHIKNCTKDGSLRARNLALEVAAGSGSAQLLRELKPMLSGLLSRPTVTALIKSGDAGIRIVEEWLQNDESGERITMLIKVAERTKHEFILQILFELIKNTYQNRLLVSKDSNDKVFKVDTFIKLDALKALSNYLLVADYKGIVSDFVEQELIHASLLLSGIDDNTAFSDWNNSLEYELELTGRRLFYLFMMQYDKDAVQNAWKGMRHASKEKRANSLEMIESLLPRTLYPALQALFENIPIQKKREALRQYVGNQEAVVPLISNILAHHDRNFTSWTVALAIRQFDPLLHDHLQLQSLANHPSRLIREAVYEKYSQLSLDPQFNFSINIPMKHTAESQTISEMERVIVLKNTQLFAQTPENVLSSIAPIMKEITYSEGQEIFAKGDLGDSMYIIYTGAVGIYDGKKQLALFDKGEIFGELALLDTEPRSATTIAETDVLVFRIDQEDFFELMEERDEILRNVLRILCQRIRVQNEKMRLQG; this is encoded by the coding sequence ATGATCTCTTATTTAAAGAAAAGTTTTTCCAGTTCCTTCAATCCGCAGACACTTCTCTTCTTCTTTCATAATGTATTTATCAACGTTGGCACGACGCTCGTTTACGTTTCTGCCAACGTCCTGTTGCTCGAAAACCATCCTGAGTATTCTCTTCCGATCGCGTATATAGCTGCTGCGGTCGCCGTTATGGCCGCCGGGAAGATTTACGAATACTTCGAACACCATCTCCTGCTCAAACGGCTGAGCCTCGGCACTATGCTTTCCTCGCTTTTCATGGTCGCAGTGGTCATGGTATTACTTGGGCTTGGACATGGAATCGCGACGGCGGTAGCCGTGATGGTCGGTTACCGGATCATTTACCTGCTGATCAATTTAGAATTCTGGGGGCTCTCGGCGCTTGTTTTCGATGTACGTCAAAGTAAGAGGCTTTTCAGCGTGATCGGCTCGGGGGATATGCCGGCCAAAGCGCTTGGCGCGGTGCTGGCAGTGCTGATCCACTCGCCTTCTGTATTGATGATCCTGCTGATAATCTCGCTCGTTTTTTTCGCATTAGCCTTTTACACACAACTACTTACCTTCAAATATACTGAAATCCCAAACCCGCATCATGCGCGGCCAAGGCAGGTTTCGGAATCGGACTCCCGGATTATTCAGAAATACTTTGGGGGAAATAAATTGCTTACTTCGCTCTGCCTCGGTATGGTTGCGATTGCGGCGGCGGCTACCTGGATCGAGTACCACTTTTTTGTCAATGTAAAATACAAATTTCACAGCCAGCACGATGTGATCGTCTTTGTAGGAACATTACTGGCTGCTACTTATGGTATATCTACTGTCGTCAAATTGTTGTTTTCGGGTAAAACAGTGGAGCGTTTCGGTGTCCGGCTCACACTATATCTCCTGCCGCTGACCACGATTTTTATTTCACTCGGGCTACTCATTTCTTCTTATTTCAGAAAAGACGAGCCCTCCCTGCTTTTCTATTATTGCGCCGCGTACCTGCTTTTTGAGCTCGTGAGAAGAACGATATTCGACCCCGTTTTTCTGGTACTTTTTCAGCCACTTTCCACCAAAACACGCTTGAAGGGACATACTTTGGCGAAGGGTTTGTTTGAACCACTGGGCATGCTGATTGCTGGCTTGCTGCTCTGGTTCGTTTATTCGCAGCATATAAGCAATATCAGTCTGACTTTCGACCTGTCGCTTCTCTTCGCGATTGTTGCCCTGCTCATATTCAGAAAAGCATACGGACATTATATTCAGGAGCTGAAATCGGCGATCGGGAAACGCTTCATCCGAAGTGGCGAAATGCCTTCACCGGCGGAGGCATTGCCCATTATCACCGAAAATCTCCATAGCGAGCGCAAGGAAGAAGTATTGAATGCGATTGACTGGCTCGCCAAAAATAAGGTTTCGCTGTTCCGCAAAAATGTGGACCAGCTACTTCAACACCCAGCCGTACAGGTTCGGCTAAAAACCCTGCAAACCCTGGCAATGCTTCCGGCACCTGAGCTTTCCGGGTCTTTCATTCACTACATTGAAAAAGAGCCCGACACGGCATGCCAGACGCTGGCGGTGCGCATTGCGTGCTCCACCTCCCGGCTTTCCGACGAGCAGCTCGCCGGATTTCTCGCACACCCGGATCTGGATATTGTCAAAGGCTGTATTGTCGGGTGCTGGGAGGCTGGAAAAGCATTGCCCCTCGTGCACGGAACACTGCGTAAAATGTTTCTTTCGGGATCGGAGGAGCAGCAAATGGCGGCACTCGAATGTGTGCGGACGATCGGCATCCATTCCCACGAGGAGCATATTAAGAACTGCACAAAAGACGGTAGCCTGCGCGCCCGCAATCTGGCTTTGGAAGTCGCAGCGGGTTCGGGCTCTGCACAACTTTTACGGGAATTGAAGCCAATGCTGAGCGGCCTGTTGTCCCGGCCTACCGTTACTGCACTTATCAAATCGGGTGATGCGGGAATAAGAATTGTTGAAGAATGGCTTCAAAATGATGAGTCCGGCGAACGTATCACCATGCTGATTAAAGTGGCTGAACGTACCAAACATGAATTTATACTTCAAATACTTTTTGAACTAATTAAAAATACTTACCAAAACAGACTTTTAGTAAGTAAAGATTCAAATGATAAGGTATTTAAGGTAGATACATTTATAAAGCTTGATGCACTCAAGGCTTTGTCCAACTATCTTTTAGTAGCTGATTACAAGGGAATTGTATCAGATTTTGTTGAGCAGGAGCTGATACACGCATCGCTGCTTTTATCAGGAATTGACGATAATACCGCTTTTTCAGACTGGAATAATTCACTCGAATATGAATTGGAACTCACCGGCCGGCGTCTTTTTTACCTGTTTATGATGCAATACGATAAAGATGCAGTGCAAAACGCATGGAAAGGAATGCGTCATGCGAGCAAAGAAAAAAGGGCGAACTCACTTGAAATGATCGAAAGCCTCCTGCCCCGCACATTGTACCCTGCATTGCAAGCCTTATTTGAAAATATCCCGATCCAGAAAAAGCGTGAAGCCCTGCGGCAATATGTAGGTAACCAGGAAGCAGTCGTACCATTAATTTCAAATATCCTGGCACATCACGACCGTAATTTTACGAGCTGGACAGTTGCCCTGGCGATCCGGCAGTTCGATCCGTTGCTACATGATCACCTCCAACTGCAAAGTCTCGCCAACCACCCGTCACGCCTGATCCGCGAGGCTGTTTATGAAAAATATAGTCAGCTATCCCTCGATCCTCAGTTCAACTTCAGCATTAACATTCCTATGAAACATACAGCAGAAAGTCAGACGATATCGGAAATGGAGCGCGTGATCGTGCTGAAAAATACGCAGCTCTTTGCACAAACGCCCGAAAACGTACTCAGCTCTATCGCCCCGATCATGAAGGAAATCACTTACAGCGAAGGGCAGGAGATTTTTGCAAAAGGCGACCTCGGGGATTCCATGTATATAATTTACACTGGTGCCGTAGGGATTTACGACGGCAAAAAGCAGCTCGCCTTGTTTGATAAAGGTGAAATATTCGGTGAGCTGGCGCTGCTTGATACCGAACCGAGATCTGCAACTACGATAGCAGAAACGGACGTGCTCGTATTCCGGATCGATCAGGAAGATTTCTTTGAGCTGATGGAAGAGCGGGACGAGATTTTAAGGAATGTCCTTCGCATTCTGTGCCAGCGTATTCGCGTACAGAACGAAAAAATGCGTTTGCAGGGTTAA
- a CDS encoding mandelate racemase/muconate lactonizing enzyme family protein, giving the protein MKDILKNIISENKRVESAEKARAAVELQHPHTSDNRRSFLKKTALGGIALGGFMSMSTEDTIAQATSKVSRASKPSELKITDLRYCIVQNVGRTPIIRIDTNQGIYGLGEVRDGADERYALFLKAHLLGQNPCNVEQLFKSIKQFGYHGRQAGGVCGVEMALWDLCGKAYGVPCWQLLGGRYRDKVRLYADTPESNDLNEFKEKIKFRTQDQGYTWLKMDVSIGMLRNKENSVVNNKFWGGGFSQWAGDYHSYANTKHPFTAIQITPKGLDEMSKVVEDVRSVVGYEIPLSTDHYGHFDLNNGIRLGKALDKYRLAWLEDMVPWEYTDQWKTISDALETPTLTGEDIYLKEGFKALIDKRAVDIVHPDLASSGGLLETKRIGDYAEDNGIAMAMHFAGTPVSFMANVHCAAATQNFLALEHHSVDVPWWESLVKTTDGRKLIDKGYAPVPLEAPGLGIELVEEEVKKHLHPKDKSFFAPTPDWNEKRSHDRLWS; this is encoded by the coding sequence ATGAAAGACATTTTAAAAAATATCATTTCCGAAAATAAGAGAGTCGAAAGCGCAGAAAAGGCTCGGGCGGCGGTTGAATTGCAGCATCCGCATACCAGCGACAACCGACGGAGCTTCCTGAAAAAAACGGCCCTGGGCGGGATCGCGCTGGGCGGTTTCATGTCTATGTCGACCGAGGATACTATTGCACAGGCTACTTCGAAAGTGAGCCGCGCTTCGAAACCGTCTGAGCTGAAAATAACCGACCTGCGCTATTGCATTGTGCAGAATGTCGGCCGTACGCCGATCATCCGTATCGACACCAATCAGGGAATTTATGGGCTGGGAGAAGTGCGCGACGGCGCCGACGAACGCTATGCCTTGTTTCTCAAAGCGCATTTGCTCGGTCAAAATCCGTGCAATGTCGAGCAGCTCTTTAAATCGATTAAACAATTCGGATACCATGGCCGTCAGGCCGGCGGAGTTTGCGGCGTTGAAATGGCGCTCTGGGACCTTTGCGGAAAAGCCTACGGTGTTCCCTGCTGGCAGTTATTAGGCGGTCGATACCGGGATAAAGTCCGGCTGTATGCAGATACGCCAGAGTCGAATGACCTGAATGAGTTTAAGGAAAAGATCAAATTCCGCACACAGGACCAGGGCTACACGTGGCTCAAAATGGACGTTTCTATTGGTATGCTGCGCAACAAGGAGAATAGTGTAGTTAACAACAAATTCTGGGGAGGCGGCTTTTCCCAGTGGGCAGGCGACTATCATTCTTATGCCAATACAAAACATCCCTTTACTGCAATCCAGATCACACCCAAAGGTTTGGACGAAATGTCAAAGGTTGTTGAAGATGTGCGCAGTGTAGTCGGTTATGAGATACCCCTTTCTACCGACCACTATGGACATTTTGACCTAAACAACGGCATCCGCCTGGGCAAAGCATTGGATAAATACCGCCTGGCGTGGCTGGAAGACATGGTACCCTGGGAGTACACCGACCAGTGGAAAACCATTTCGGATGCGCTGGAAACGCCCACTTTGACTGGTGAGGATATCTATCTCAAAGAAGGCTTCAAGGCTTTGATTGACAAACGGGCGGTTGATATCGTTCATCCCGATTTGGCATCCTCAGGCGGGCTGCTCGAAACGAAACGCATAGGTGATTATGCCGAAGACAACGGAATTGCGATGGCAATGCATTTTGCCGGAACGCCTGTGAGCTTTATGGCAAATGTACATTGCGCAGCTGCAACCCAAAATTTTCTGGCTTTGGAGCACCATTCCGTGGACGTGCCCTGGTGGGAAAGTCTGGTAAAAACGACTGACGGCCGCAAGCTGATCGACAAAGGTTACGCCCCGGTACCGCTCGAAGCGCCGGGACTTGGCATTGAACTGGTTGAGGAAGAAGTGAAAAAACACCTTCACCCGAAGGACAAAAGCTTCTTCGCCCCCACCCCCGACTGGAACGAAAAACGCTCGCACGACAGGCTGTGGAGTTGA
- a CDS encoding RraA family protein, with translation MLKKTMLAGMLACWALTCQAQSISPTPDQIKAYTSAWKGERLPDGRPKVPDAVLARLKNISMEEAWGVLRNKGYHNQFEGDWQLIHTDSTMTGRVVTAQYVPSRPDLQELVKETGKKEGRVQTGGTNSWPIDVLKEGDVYVADGYGKVADGTLIGDNLGNSIYAKSKRGVVFYGSVRDVEGLSEIKGFNAWMKGQDPSYIQQMMLVNINTPIRIGRAIVLPGDVVLAKKYGTIFIPAHLAEELVLTSEVTALRDEFGHLRLKEGKYTPGEIDTKWSEAIQKDFLNWVNNYPGKLPMTKKELDDYLKERNY, from the coding sequence ATGCTTAAAAAAACAATGCTGGCGGGAATGCTGGCCTGCTGGGCACTGACCTGCCAGGCGCAGTCAATCTCCCCCACTCCTGATCAGATCAAAGCGTATACCTCCGCGTGGAAAGGCGAGCGGTTGCCCGACGGCCGCCCGAAAGTGCCCGACGCGGTCCTCGCCCGTTTGAAGAATATCTCTATGGAGGAAGCCTGGGGCGTGTTGCGTAACAAAGGATATCACAACCAGTTCGAAGGCGACTGGCAATTGATCCACACCGACAGCACCATGACCGGACGCGTGGTAACCGCGCAATATGTGCCTTCCAGACCTGACTTGCAGGAGCTGGTGAAAGAAACGGGTAAGAAAGAAGGACGGGTACAAACCGGCGGCACCAACTCCTGGCCCATCGATGTCCTGAAAGAAGGTGACGTATATGTCGCCGACGGTTATGGTAAAGTCGCTGACGGTACGCTGATCGGCGACAACCTGGGCAATTCTATTTACGCCAAATCGAAGCGCGGGGTCGTCTTCTACGGATCAGTTCGCGATGTCGAGGGATTAAGTGAGATCAAAGGTTTCAATGCTTGGATGAAAGGTCAGGATCCCTCCTACATTCAGCAGATGATGCTCGTCAATATCAATACGCCCATCCGGATCGGCCGGGCAATCGTACTTCCCGGCGACGTGGTTCTGGCCAAAAAGTACGGTACCATTTTTATCCCGGCACATTTAGCCGAAGAGCTGGTACTCACGTCAGAAGTAACCGCTCTCCGGGATGAATTCGGGCATCTGCGACTCAAAGAGGGCAAATACACCCCGGGAGAAATCGACACCAAATGGTCGGAAGCGATCCAGAAGGATTTCCTGAACTGGGTCAACAACTACCCCGGCAAGCTTCCGATGACGAAGAAGGAGCTGGATGATTATTTGAAAGAGCGGAATTATTGA
- a CDS encoding SusD/RagB family nutrient-binding outer membrane lipoprotein, translating into MKKILTYLTAFTVLAGAVSCDEGFEEINKNPVLATSIDPVYLFSNAQFTSAIATQNYQMQIVQQINTPYTGVLEGGNHNAVSDPNSNANFNSLYLQNGPVNLLTTVIAQTKDNPLRSNLYNMSRIWKAYVFMVLVDTYGDVPYFEAGKGFLEQINLPKYDDQKVIYDDILKELSEGTKGLDAAKAIESGDLFFKGNIAQWKKLGNSLLLRAAMRFTKIDAAKAKQYVAVAVDPANGGLQSSNADNAFIAFNSTFNHPLANYFQGTERGNVYLGAAFVSFLKSTNDPRLRVIAVKYETPGNPIATAGAEDTTPANQEGMPYGYNESTIANAPGFPGKIGSAFKYSQINRKTLGKIDAPEFFITWAQTSLLLAEAVQRGWATGDVKALYETGIKAHMSQMATYDVSATVPSAAQDAYIAANAYIPAKALEQINNQYWIASFLNGSEAWANFRRSGFPVLPVNNYPGKDPSVKDFIKRLVYPVRERSVNEANYLEAIARMGPDELGTPVFWDK; encoded by the coding sequence ATGAAAAAAATACTAACATATCTGACTGCATTCACCGTTTTGGCGGGGGCTGTTTCTTGTGATGAAGGTTTTGAGGAGATTAATAAAAATCCTGTTCTTGCTACCAGCATTGATCCGGTTTACCTGTTTTCCAATGCGCAATTCACTTCTGCCATCGCTACGCAGAATTACCAGATGCAGATCGTGCAGCAAATCAATACACCTTATACCGGCGTGCTGGAAGGGGGTAATCACAATGCGGTTTCCGATCCCAATTCCAATGCGAATTTCAATTCATTGTATTTACAAAATGGACCGGTCAACCTGCTGACGACTGTAATCGCCCAGACTAAAGACAATCCATTGCGATCCAATCTATATAATATGTCCCGGATCTGGAAAGCCTATGTATTTATGGTTTTGGTGGATACTTACGGCGATGTGCCTTATTTCGAAGCGGGAAAAGGATTTTTAGAGCAGATCAATCTTCCTAAATACGACGACCAGAAGGTTATTTACGATGATATTCTGAAAGAATTGTCGGAAGGGACAAAAGGGCTGGACGCAGCGAAGGCGATTGAAAGCGGTGACCTGTTTTTCAAAGGCAATATCGCACAGTGGAAAAAGCTGGGTAACTCGCTCCTGCTGCGTGCCGCGATGCGCTTCACGAAAATTGATGCGGCTAAGGCAAAGCAATATGTAGCTGTGGCTGTTGACCCTGCAAACGGAGGCTTGCAAAGTTCAAATGCAGACAATGCATTCATCGCATTCAACAGCACATTCAATCATCCGCTGGCCAACTATTTCCAGGGTACCGAACGTGGAAATGTCTATCTGGGAGCTGCATTTGTAAGTTTTCTAAAATCAACAAATGATCCGCGCCTGCGTGTTATCGCTGTGAAATACGAAACCCCCGGCAACCCAATCGCAACCGCCGGAGCAGAGGATACCACTCCTGCAAATCAGGAAGGAATGCCTTACGGGTACAATGAATCTACGATCGCGAATGCGCCGGGCTTCCCAGGGAAGATCGGTTCTGCATTCAAATATTCGCAAATCAATCGCAAAACGCTGGGCAAGATCGATGCGCCTGAATTTTTCATTACCTGGGCGCAAACCTCTCTGCTACTCGCCGAAGCGGTGCAAAGAGGCTGGGCTACCGGTGATGTCAAAGCACTCTACGAGACTGGAATTAAGGCACATATGTCACAAATGGCCACTTATGATGTCTCAGCGACGGTTCCCTCAGCTGCCCAGGACGCTTACATCGCAGCTAATGCTTACATCCCGGCCAAGGCATTAGAGCAAATCAATAATCAATACTGGATCGCATCTTTCCTGAACGGTTCTGAAGCCTGGGCAAATTTTCGGAGGAGCGGCTTTCCTGTTTTGCCTGTCAATAATTATCCCGGCAAGGATCCCTCTGTCAAAGATTTCATCAAAAGGCTGGTTTACCCCGTTCGGGAAAGATCTGTAAATGAGGCCAATTACCTCGAAGCAATAGCCCGCATGGGCCCCGATGAGCTGGGTACGCCTGTATTTTGGGATAAATAA